Proteins encoded together in one Caloramator mitchellensis window:
- a CDS encoding PRD domain-containing protein, with translation MNTYEIVKIFNNNVVLAKRENTEYILIEKGLGFGRKKGDIIENNRFEKVFILEKDINERFKELTKNIESEIVGVCEEVIGLVSKEFEILDREIHIKLVDHIAFAIKRIKENDEIENPFTTEIEALYEKDYEVAKKAVELIEKRLDIEVPEGEIGFIALHINAAKNRQGISETIKCAYICNSITEILEDELKIDINRHSIDYARFVTHIKFAVHRIKNKIPIKNELKSAIKRKYKEAYNIGKLVAKFMENELGEKISEDEITYLAMHIEKLKNKSVY, from the coding sequence TTGAATACATATGAGATAGTTAAAATTTTTAACAACAATGTAGTTTTGGCTAAAAGAGAGAACACAGAGTATATTTTAATTGAAAAGGGATTGGGTTTTGGAAGAAAAAAAGGGGATATTATTGAAAACAATCGTTTTGAAAAGGTTTTTATTCTTGAAAAGGATATTAACGAAAGGTTTAAGGAACTTACTAAAAATATTGAGTCTGAGATTGTTGGTGTTTGTGAAGAAGTGATTGGATTGGTTTCAAAGGAATTTGAAATTTTAGATAGAGAAATCCATATCAAGCTTGTTGACCATATTGCATTTGCTATTAAAAGAATAAAGGAAAACGATGAAATTGAGAATCCATTTACAACTGAGATAGAGGCACTGTATGAAAAGGATTATGAGGTTGCAAAAAAGGCAGTTGAACTGATTGAGAAAAGGCTTGATATTGAGGTTCCAGAAGGGGAAATTGGATTTATTGCACTTCACATAAATGCTGCAAAAAATAGACAGGGAATTTCTGAGACTATAAAATGTGCATATATATGCAACAGCATAACTGAAATATTAGAAGATGAACTTAAAATTGATATAAACAGACATTCAATTGATTATGCAAGGTTTGTAACTCATATTAAATTTGCAGTGCACAGAATAAAAAATAAGATACCTATAAAAAATGAACTAAAGTCTGCAATAAAGAGAAAGTATAAAGAGGCATATAATATAGGCAAATTAGTTGCTAAATTTATGGAGAATGAATTGGGAGAGAAAATTTCAGAGGATGAAATAACATACCTTGCAATGCATATTGAAAAGTTGAAAAACAAGAGTGTATATTGA
- the nagB gene encoding glucosamine-6-phosphate deaminase, producing MRILIEENYEAMSKKAALMVAGQILLKPNSVLGLATGSTPLYMYRELVRMHREEDLDFSSITTFNLDEYVGLNQDNINSYHYYMFDNLFNHVNIKKENIFIPDGMAENLYEECKRYEKLIKDRGGIDLQILGIGKNGHIGFNEPDLKFEATTHVVELDDETIKANSRFFSSIDEVPRRAISMGIKTIMHSRKIILLASGEEKAEAVKKAIFGPIIPGLPASVLQLHPDVTIILDREAAMYVENIDNIQ from the coding sequence ATGAGGATTTTAATTGAAGAAAATTATGAAGCTATGAGCAAGAAAGCAGCATTGATGGTTGCAGGGCAGATTCTTTTGAAACCAAACAGCGTTTTAGGGCTTGCAACGGGTTCAACTCCGCTTTATATGTATAGGGAACTTGTTAGAATGCACAGGGAAGAGGATTTGGACTTTTCAAGTATTACTACATTTAACTTAGATGAATATGTTGGGCTAAATCAAGATAATATAAACAGTTACCACTATTATATGTTTGATAATTTGTTTAATCATGTGAACATTAAAAAGGAAAATATTTTCATCCCTGATGGAATGGCGGAAAACCTATATGAAGAATGCAAAAGATATGAAAAGCTTATAAAGGATAGAGGGGGTATAGACCTTCAGATTCTTGGAATTGGTAAGAATGGGCATATTGGGTTTAATGAGCCTGATTTAAAGTTTGAGGCAACTACCCATGTAGTTGAATTGGATGATGAGACCATCAAGGCTAATTCAAGATTTTTTAGCAGTATTGATGAGGTTCCAAGAAGGGCTATAAGCATGGGGATAAAGACAATTATGCACTCAAGAAAGATAATACTACTTGCAAGCGGAGAGGAAAAAGCCGAGGCAGTTAAGAAGGCTATTTTTGGACCAATTATTCCAGGCCTTCCAGCATCTGTTTTGCAGCTTCATCCAGATGTGACTATAATACTTGATAGAGAAGCAGCTATGTATGTTGAAAATATTGACAACATACAATAG
- the nagE gene encoding N-acetylglucosamine-specific PTS transporter subunit IIBC translates to MGNNKILASLQKLGKALMTPVAVLPAAALLLRLGAPDVLNLKWMFAAGDAIFGNLALLFAIGIAIGFAEENNGVAGLAAAVGYFVLTKVATTFDEKINMGVLAGIIVGILAGTLYNKYKAIKLPDFLGFFGGKRFIPIVTSFYSLVIGVLAGYVWPLIQNFISSFGNAIASSGSIGGFFFGLLNRLLIPLGLHHVINSFVWFQFGEFTDSAGKIITGDLSRFFAGDKTAGTFMTGFFPIMMFALPAVCFAMIMAAKKEHRKEVTGMLLGVAFTSFLTGITEPIEFLFMFLSPVLYVIHALLTGLALAVTAALGMRCGFGFSAGLIDYVLNYGISSKPIGLLVVGLVFGVIYYFVFYYIIVKQNIPTPGRIEEESSVMAKLSSSGLKDKATEILAALGGKENIQNIDACVTRIRVTVNNPEIIKEEDFKALGATGVIKMGKNNFQIVVGTSADPLVTHIKAIMNSKNLSM, encoded by the coding sequence ATGGGTAACAACAAAATTCTTGCCAGTTTGCAAAAGCTTGGCAAAGCATTAATGACTCCAGTTGCCGTGTTGCCTGCTGCAGCGCTCCTTTTGAGACTTGGAGCACCGGACGTTTTAAATTTGAAATGGATGTTTGCAGCTGGTGATGCAATATTTGGCAACCTTGCGCTTTTATTTGCGATAGGTATTGCTATTGGATTTGCTGAAGAAAACAATGGTGTTGCAGGACTTGCGGCGGCGGTAGGATACTTTGTATTGACCAAGGTTGCTACAACATTTGATGAAAAAATCAACATGGGTGTTTTAGCAGGTATTATAGTTGGTATTTTGGCAGGAACTCTTTATAACAAGTATAAAGCGATTAAACTTCCTGACTTTTTAGGATTCTTTGGCGGAAAGAGGTTTATTCCAATCGTTACTTCTTTCTATTCATTAGTTATAGGTGTTTTGGCTGGATATGTATGGCCTTTAATTCAAAACTTCATTAGTTCTTTTGGAAATGCAATAGCATCTTCAGGTTCAATTGGAGGTTTCTTCTTCGGACTATTAAATAGACTTTTGATTCCACTTGGACTTCACCATGTTATTAATTCATTCGTATGGTTCCAGTTTGGAGAATTTACTGATTCTGCAGGAAAGATAATTACTGGGGACCTTTCAAGATTCTTTGCAGGAGATAAAACTGCTGGAACGTTTATGACAGGATTTTTCCCAATAATGATGTTTGCACTTCCTGCTGTATGTTTTGCTATGATTATGGCTGCTAAAAAGGAACACAGAAAAGAAGTTACTGGTATGCTCCTTGGTGTTGCTTTCACTTCATTCCTAACAGGTATAACAGAACCTATTGAATTCTTATTCATGTTCTTATCACCTGTTCTATATGTAATTCATGCACTGTTAACTGGTTTAGCACTTGCTGTTACTGCAGCTTTGGGAATGAGGTGCGGATTTGGTTTTTCTGCAGGGCTTATTGACTATGTTTTAAACTATGGTATCTCAAGTAAACCAATAGGACTTTTAGTTGTAGGACTTGTATTTGGCGTAATTTACTACTTTGTATTCTATTACATCATTGTAAAGCAAAATATTCCAACTCCAGGAAGAATTGAAGAAGAGTCAAGCGTTATGGCTAAATTGTCTTCCTCAGGACTTAAGGATAAAGCAACCGAGATATTAGCTGCACTTGGAGGAAAGGAAAATATACAAAATATTGACGCTTGTGTAACAAGAATAAGGGTTACTGTAAATAATCCGGAAATTATAAAAGAAGAAGATTTTAAGGCTCTTGGTGCAACAGGAGTTATCAAGATGGGTAAAAATAATTTCCAAATTGTTGTTGGAACTTCAGCAGACCCACTTGTTACTCATATTAAGGCTATAATGAATAGCAAGAATTTGAGTATGTAA
- a CDS encoding PTS sugar transporter subunit IIA, with product MFGFFKRNTAEVEVKSLLKGKVVDLKSVPDEVFSSKMVGDGFAIEPYEDAVYSPVDGVVVQVFPTGHAIGIKTNEGLEILIHIGIDTVEMKGRGFTTYVKPGDVVKAGDRLISFDTELIRKEAKSTVIPVIITNMELVKDIKVSLGDAERGDNIAVIRLK from the coding sequence TTGTTCGGCTTTTTTAAAAGAAATACAGCAGAGGTTGAAGTTAAATCATTGCTTAAAGGAAAGGTTGTCGATTTAAAAAGCGTTCCAGATGAAGTTTTTTCCAGCAAGATGGTTGGAGATGGATTTGCAATAGAGCCATACGAAGACGCTGTTTATTCACCTGTTGATGGAGTAGTTGTTCAGGTGTTCCCAACCGGTCATGCTATAGGGATTAAAACAAACGAAGGGTTGGAGATATTGATTCATATTGGAATCGATACTGTTGAGATGAAGGGAAGAGGCTTTACGACATATGTAAAACCTGGAGATGTTGTTAAAGCGGGAGATAGGTTAATTTCCTTTGACACAGAACTTATTAGAAAAGAAGCAAAGTCAACTGTGATACCTGTAATTATTACAAACATGGAATTGGTAAAGGATATAAAGGTAAGTTTAGGAGATGCTGAGAGAGGAGATAATATTGCTGTAATAAGGTTAAAATAG
- the nagA gene encoding N-acetylglucosamine-6-phosphate deacetylase codes for MRGIINGKLILKDGIALDKVLLFDERIIDIVPKDEINLSGVEIIDAGGNFVSAGFINIHVHGCSGYDVMDEEGLEEISKGLLKTGVTSFLATTMSMEWEKVEGALNRIRAAMKNNRYANVLGAHLEGPFISRKYKGAHDENYLMEPNYERIESFRDVIKIITVAPELKGAVEFIKRCSEDNIIVSIGHSCASLDEMNVAIDQGARHITHLFNAMPQLHHRNPSVLGAAFTRDVTCEIIPDNIHVHPSLYEFVVNVKGKDRVIIITDSNRACLLEDGVYDLGGQDVYVKNKKATLKDGTIAGSILPMNEGIRNFYENTSLELWEVVNMATLNPAKLLGIDDKKGSIEKGKDAEFCVLDDRFEVVRVIK; via the coding sequence ATGAGGGGTATAATCAATGGTAAATTGATTTTAAAAGATGGCATAGCTCTTGATAAGGTTTTGCTGTTTGATGAGAGGATAATAGACATAGTTCCAAAGGATGAGATTAATTTATCTGGAGTAGAAATTATAGATGCGGGTGGTAATTTTGTTTCAGCAGGCTTTATAAATATTCATGTTCACGGATGCAGTGGTTATGATGTAATGGATGAGGAAGGGTTAGAGGAGATTTCAAAAGGTCTTTTAAAGACAGGAGTTACTTCATTTTTGGCTACGACTATGTCTATGGAATGGGAAAAGGTTGAGGGTGCTTTAAATAGAATAAGGGCAGCGATGAAAAATAATAGATATGCCAATGTATTAGGTGCACATCTTGAGGGGCCGTTTATTAGCAGAAAATACAAGGGTGCCCATGATGAAAATTATTTGATGGAACCTAATTATGAGCGCATAGAATCTTTTAGGGATGTAATTAAGATAATAACTGTTGCACCAGAGCTAAAGGGTGCTGTTGAATTTATAAAAAGGTGCAGCGAAGATAATATAATAGTCTCGATAGGACATAGCTGTGCAAGTCTTGATGAGATGAATGTTGCAATTGACCAAGGTGCAAGGCATATAACTCATCTTTTTAATGCAATGCCACAGCTTCATCATAGAAATCCATCGGTTTTAGGTGCAGCATTTACAAGGGATGTAACATGTGAGATAATCCCAGATAATATTCACGTTCATCCCTCCCTTTATGAATTTGTGGTTAATGTAAAGGGGAAGGATAGGGTTATAATTATAACCGATTCAAACAGAGCTTGCCTTTTAGAAGATGGAGTTTACGATTTAGGCGGACAGGATGTATATGTAAAGAATAAAAAGGCAACTTTAAAGGATGGAACTATAGCAGGAAGCATTTTGCCTATGAATGAAGGAATAAGGAACTTTTATGAAAATACAAGCCTTGAGCTGTGGGAAGTTGTGAATATGGCAACTTTAAACCCTGCAAAGCTGTTAGGGATAGATGACAAAAAGGGAAGCATAGAAAAGGGCAAAGATGCTGAATTTTGCGTGCTTGATGATAGGTTTGAAGTGGTTAGAGTAATAAAATAA
- a CDS encoding PTS mannitol transporter subunit IICBA: protein MNTGMQTNAAPQAGIKERVQTFGRFLSGMVMPNIGAFIAWGLITALFIPTGWTPNENLAKLVGPMIVYLLPLLIGYTGGKMVGGNRGGVLGAIATMGVVVGADVPMFLGAMIMGPIGGYVIKKFDESIEGKVPAGFEMLVNNFSAGIIGMVLALLAFLGIGPVVQALNGALKAGVEAIVKAGLLPLSSLFIEPGKILFLNNAINHGVLGPIGVEQSKELGKSIFFLLETNPGPGLGILLAYWVFSKGMVKESAPGAIIIHFLGGIHEIYFPYVLMNPVLILAVIAGGMSGVLTFVAFGAGLVATPSPGSIFALLAMTPKGGFLGVIAGVTVATVASFFIRRSKNLSNSEDLERAKDKMVELKGVKKTVVKKVVFACDAGMGSSAMGASTLRNKFKKAGLQIEVINTAIEDIPSDADIVVTHESLAARANGVAPRAEIIAITNFVNDPQYDALVERLSGNKGIEVVEEAKVEPKEEQGILLKKNIKVGLQSVDKVRAIEMAGELLVESGYVDVEYIDAMKEREEMVSTYVGFGVAIPHGVGAAKEKIKKSGIVVLQFPEGVDFGEEKAHLVIGIAGVGNEHLSILSNIASIFEDEELANKLTKTTDVELLYETFTKSQN, encoded by the coding sequence ATGAATACAGGTATGCAAACAAATGCAGCACCTCAGGCAGGAATCAAGGAAAGGGTTCAGACCTTTGGAAGATTCCTTAGCGGTATGGTAATGCCAAACATCGGAGCGTTCATAGCTTGGGGACTTATAACAGCATTATTCATTCCAACAGGATGGACACCAAACGAAAACTTAGCAAAACTAGTAGGACCAATGATAGTATATCTATTACCACTTTTAATAGGATATACAGGCGGAAAGATGGTAGGAGGCAACAGAGGAGGAGTGTTAGGAGCTATAGCAACAATGGGTGTTGTAGTAGGAGCCGACGTTCCAATGTTTTTAGGAGCCATGATAATGGGGCCAATAGGTGGATACGTAATAAAGAAGTTTGACGAATCAATAGAAGGAAAAGTGCCAGCAGGATTTGAAATGTTGGTAAACAACTTCTCAGCAGGAATCATAGGAATGGTTCTAGCACTATTAGCATTCTTAGGAATAGGACCAGTAGTTCAAGCGTTAAATGGAGCATTAAAGGCAGGAGTAGAAGCGATAGTAAAGGCAGGACTTTTACCATTATCATCACTATTCATAGAACCAGGAAAGATATTGTTCTTAAACAACGCAATCAACCATGGTGTATTAGGACCAATAGGAGTAGAACAATCAAAGGAATTAGGAAAATCAATATTCTTCTTACTTGAAACAAACCCAGGACCAGGGCTTGGAATACTACTAGCATACTGGGTGTTCAGCAAAGGAATGGTAAAGGAATCAGCGCCAGGAGCGATAATAATCCACTTCTTAGGTGGAATACATGAAATATACTTCCCATATGTATTAATGAATCCAGTATTGATACTTGCAGTAATAGCAGGAGGAATGAGTGGGGTATTAACATTCGTAGCATTTGGAGCAGGATTGGTTGCGACACCATCACCAGGAAGTATATTTGCACTACTAGCGATGACACCAAAGGGAGGATTCTTAGGAGTAATAGCAGGAGTAACGGTAGCGACAGTAGCATCATTCTTCATAAGAAGGTCAAAGAACCTATCAAACAGCGAAGACTTAGAAAGAGCAAAGGACAAGATGGTAGAATTAAAGGGAGTAAAGAAGACAGTAGTAAAGAAAGTAGTATTTGCATGCGATGCAGGAATGGGCTCAAGCGCGATGGGAGCATCAACACTTAGAAACAAGTTCAAGAAGGCAGGATTACAAATAGAAGTAATAAACACAGCGATAGAAGATATACCATCAGATGCGGACATAGTAGTAACGCATGAAAGTTTAGCAGCAAGAGCAAATGGAGTAGCACCAAGGGCGGAGATAATAGCAATAACAAACTTTGTTAACGACCCTCAATATGATGCTCTTGTTGAAAGACTTAGCGGCAATAAGGGAATTGAAGTTGTTGAAGAGGCAAAAGTTGAACCAAAAGAAGAACAAGGAATTCTTTTAAAGAAAAATATAAAGGTTGGACTTCAAAGCGTTGATAAGGTAAGGGCTATTGAGATGGCTGGAGAGCTTTTAGTTGAAAGCGGATATGTTGATGTTGAATATATAGACGCTATGAAGGAAAGAGAAGAGATGGTTTCAACTTATGTAGGTTTTGGCGTTGCAATTCCGCATGGTGTTGGAGCTGCAAAGGAGAAGATTAAAAAGTCAGGTATCGTAGTTCTTCAATTCCCAGAAGGAGTTGACTTTGGCGAAGAAAAGGCTCATTTAGTGATAGGAATTGCAGGTGTAGGAAATGAGCATTTGAGCATACTATCCAATATAGCTTCAATTTTTGAAGATGAAGAACTTGCAAATAAGCTAACTAAGACAACTGATGTTGAGTTGTTATACGAAACATTTACTAAAAGCCAAAACTAA
- a CDS encoding mannitol-1-phosphate 5-dehydrogenase produces the protein MKKAIQFGAGNIGRGFIGALLSQSGYHVVFADVNQAVIDEINKVKGYQINVLGTDVSKEYIENISACSVMDAEIFNHIAEAEIITTAVGPNVLPKIAPTLAEGIRRRIAAGNKSYLNIIACENMVGGSESLREEVKKSLNSDEIEFLNSYVGFPNSAVDRIVPPASNSDRNILEVDVETFHEWIVDKTGFKGEIPNIKGMELTDKLIAFVERKLFTLNTGHAITAYLGFLKGYATIKESIEDKVIYKYVKGAMEESGEALIKKHGFDADAHNKYIEKILGRFKNPYLKDEVLRVGREPLRKLSSKDRLVNPLLTAVGYGIECNNLILGIAAAMHYENKDDAQAIELRRMIDELGVGKALEKATGIEENSELGVKIVNTYKNIKSLI, from the coding sequence TTGAAGAAGGCTATACAATTTGGAGCAGGTAATATTGGTAGGGGTTTTATTGGAGCTTTGCTTTCACAATCCGGATATCATGTAGTTTTTGCTGATGTTAATCAGGCAGTGATTGACGAGATAAACAAGGTTAAAGGATATCAGATAAATGTTTTAGGAACTGACGTTAGCAAGGAATATATAGAAAATATTTCAGCATGCAGCGTCATGGATGCGGAAATTTTCAATCATATTGCAGAGGCTGAAATCATTACAACTGCAGTTGGCCCTAACGTTCTTCCTAAAATAGCACCAACACTTGCAGAAGGAATCAGAAGAAGAATAGCAGCTGGAAACAAATCATATTTGAACATTATAGCTTGTGAAAATATGGTTGGAGGTTCAGAAAGCTTAAGGGAAGAAGTAAAAAAGAGTTTAAATTCAGATGAAATAGAATTTTTAAATTCATATGTAGGCTTTCCTAACTCAGCAGTAGACAGAATAGTTCCTCCTGCATCAAATTCTGATAGAAATATATTAGAGGTTGATGTTGAAACATTCCATGAGTGGATTGTTGATAAAACAGGGTTTAAGGGCGAAATTCCAAATATTAAGGGAATGGAGCTAACTGATAAATTAATAGCATTTGTTGAAAGAAAATTATTTACGCTGAATACTGGTCATGCAATAACTGCATACTTGGGATTTTTGAAAGGATATGCTACAATTAAAGAGAGCATAGAAGACAAGGTTATTTACAAGTATGTAAAGGGTGCTATGGAAGAGAGCGGTGAAGCGCTTATAAAGAAGCACGGATTTGATGCAGATGCTCATAATAAATATATTGAAAAGATTCTTGGAAGATTTAAGAACCCATATCTTAAGGATGAGGTTTTAAGAGTTGGAAGAGAACCTTTAAGAAAGCTATCCAGCAAGGATAGACTTGTAAATCCTTTATTAACAGCAGTAGGCTATGGAATAGAGTGCAATAATCTGATTCTTGGAATAGCTGCTGCAATGCACTATGAAAATAAAGATGATGCACAGGCTATTGAATTGAGAAGAATGATTGATGAATTAGGAGTTGGAAAGGCGCTTGAAAAGGCTACAGGCATTGAGGAAAATTCAGAGCTTGGAGTTAAAATAGTTAACACTTATAAAAACATAAAATCATTAATATAA
- a CDS encoding HPr family phosphocarrier protein encodes MKEVKVKVVNPTGLHARPASLLVKEAAKYKSSITLTKNGKDYNAKSIMSVMAMGAAMGEELVLKVNGEDEDVAVTTIKNLIESFKD; translated from the coding sequence ATGAAAGAAGTAAAGGTAAAAGTTGTTAATCCAACAGGACTGCACGCAAGACCAGCAAGCTTGCTTGTTAAGGAAGCAGCAAAATACAAGTCAAGCATTACATTAACTAAGAATGGCAAGGACTACAATGCAAAGAGCATAATGAGCGTTATGGCAATGGGAGCAGCAATGGGAGAAGAGCTTGTTTTAAAGGTAAATGGTGAAGATGAGGATGTTGCAGTAACTACTATAAAAAATCTTATAGAGAGCTTCAAGGATTGA
- the ptsP gene encoding phosphoenolpyruvate--protein phosphotransferase: MFRGIAASQGIAIGRAHIVKKEVEVRGFSVENTEKEIKRLDKAINAAKEEVVIIKENSANTIGQENAEIFEAHLMILEDEEFINAIKNKINDEKINAEYAVKLVVDEFVQIFLNMDNQYFKERASDVRDIGNRIINILSEKSSNSIANVREKCIVVADDLTPSETAQMNKDLVLGMATNLGGKTSHAAIIARTLEIPAVLGLGHITDNVNEGDMLILDGNEGVIIINPSQEEIEKYESIQKKMEEEKNELLKFRDLRIVDKNGKRIEVAANIGGTSEVDIALKYGAEGIGLFRSEFLYMDRDNLPTEDEQFEAYKYVLERMGEKAVIIRTLDIGGDKNLPYLSMEHEQNPFLGLRAVRLCLARKDIFKTQLRALLRASVYGNLRIMFPMISGLEELLEAKKILKEVEDELRAEGIEVGKYEVGIMIEIPSAAIISDILAKEVDFFSIGTNDLIQYTLAVDRMNQNVSYLYNPSHEAILRLIKMVIDNAHREGKWVGMCGEMAADLSMTKTLLEMGLDEYSVTPPMILRVRKELNSIL; this comes from the coding sequence ATGTTTAGAGGTATCGCTGCATCCCAGGGAATAGCTATTGGCAGAGCACACATAGTAAAGAAGGAAGTCGAAGTAAGGGGATTTAGCGTAGAAAACACTGAAAAAGAGATTAAAAGATTAGATAAAGCCATAAATGCTGCTAAGGAAGAGGTAGTTATAATAAAGGAAAACTCAGCAAATACAATAGGACAGGAAAATGCAGAGATATTCGAAGCACATTTGATGATTCTTGAGGACGAAGAATTTATAAATGCAATTAAAAATAAGATAAACGACGAAAAAATAAATGCTGAATACGCCGTTAAATTGGTTGTTGATGAGTTTGTTCAGATATTCTTGAATATGGACAACCAATATTTCAAAGAAAGAGCATCAGATGTAAGGGATATTGGAAATAGAATAATAAATATTTTAAGTGAAAAGAGCAGCAATTCAATTGCAAATGTTCGTGAAAAGTGTATTGTCGTTGCTGATGATTTAACTCCGTCTGAAACTGCACAGATGAATAAAGATTTGGTTCTTGGAATGGCTACAAACCTTGGTGGGAAAACATCCCATGCAGCAATAATTGCAAGGACCCTTGAGATTCCAGCTGTTTTAGGCCTTGGACACATTACTGATAATGTAAATGAAGGAGATATGTTAATTCTTGATGGTAATGAAGGGGTTATTATTATAAATCCAAGTCAAGAGGAAATAGAAAAGTATGAATCCATCCAAAAGAAGATGGAAGAAGAAAAGAATGAATTGTTGAAGTTTAGGGACCTTAGAATAGTCGATAAGAATGGCAAGAGGATTGAAGTTGCTGCAAATATAGGCGGCACATCAGAGGTTGATATAGCACTTAAATATGGTGCAGAAGGAATTGGTTTGTTCAGAAGCGAATTTTTGTATATGGACAGGGACAACCTTCCAACTGAGGATGAGCAATTTGAAGCATATAAATATGTTCTTGAAAGAATGGGAGAGAAGGCTGTAATAATTAGAACACTTGATATAGGTGGGGATAAGAATCTTCCATATTTGAGCATGGAACACGAGCAAAATCCATTCCTTGGCTTAAGAGCTGTAAGGCTTTGCCTTGCAAGAAAGGACATATTTAAAACTCAGCTAAGGGCTCTTTTAAGGGCTTCAGTTTATGGAAACTTAAGAATTATGTTCCCCATGATTTCAGGGCTAGAGGAACTTTTAGAAGCTAAAAAGATTTTAAAAGAGGTTGAGGACGAATTAAGAGCAGAAGGAATAGAGGTTGGAAAATATGAAGTTGGAATAATGATTGAAATTCCTTCAGCTGCAATAATATCCGATATACTTGCAAAGGAAGTTGACTTCTTCAGCATTGGAACTAACGATTTAATTCAATATACGCTAGCAGTAGATAGAATGAACCAGAATGTTTCATACCTATATAATCCATCCCACGAGGCAATTTTAAGACTTATCAAGATGGTAATCGACAATGCCCACAGGGAAGGAAAGTGGGTAGGAATGTGCGGCGAAATGGCTGCAGACTTATCCATGACAAAAACGCTTTTAGAAATGGGACTTGATGAATACAGCGTAACTCCTCCGATGATTTTAAGGGTTAGAAAAGAATTAAACTCAATTTTATGA
- the rbsK gene encoding ribokinase, whose protein sequence is MFDVCVLGSLNMDLVINVDKIPAVGETILANGFMKFPGGKGANQAVAAARLGSRVIMLGCVGKDDNGDILLNNLNRDDIDTSFIKRIDSAPTGIALITVDGAGNNTISVYPGANMKVDLDYIDNAKGFIESSKIVVAQFETPIEATKRAFRIAKKFGKKTILNPAPAKKIDEELIKLSDIIVPNETETEIITGILPESEDSIKEAGKILIEKGAEHVIITLGSKGAAIMDRINFDIVPAYKVNAVDTTAAGDSFIGAISYYLSKEQRIDFETLKSAVKFSNKVSAIAVTRKGAQSSLPYLKEVIEVFGEE, encoded by the coding sequence ATGTTTGATGTTTGCGTTTTAGGAAGTTTGAATATGGATTTAGTAATAAACGTTGATAAAATTCCTGCAGTTGGTGAAACAATTCTTGCAAATGGATTTATGAAATTTCCTGGAGGTAAAGGAGCAAATCAAGCGGTAGCTGCTGCAAGATTAGGTAGCAGGGTTATAATGCTTGGTTGCGTAGGAAAAGATGATAATGGTGACATACTTTTAAATAATTTGAATAGAGATGATATAGATACAAGTTTCATTAAAAGAATAGATAGCGCACCTACTGGAATTGCTCTAATAACTGTTGATGGAGCAGGAAATAACACAATTTCAGTTTATCCTGGTGCTAATATGAAAGTTGATTTAGATTACATAGATAATGCTAAGGGTTTTATAGAATCTTCTAAGATTGTTGTTGCACAATTTGAAACTCCAATAGAAGCTACTAAAAGGGCTTTTAGAATTGCAAAAAAGTTTGGAAAAAAAACCATTTTAAATCCTGCGCCAGCAAAAAAAATTGATGAAGAATTAATTAAACTGTCGGATATTATAGTTCCAAATGAGACTGAAACAGAAATAATTACGGGGATTTTACCTGAAAGTGAAGATAGCATAAAAGAAGCAGGAAAAATTTTGATTGAAAAGGGTGCTGAACATGTAATAATAACCCTTGGAAGTAAAGGGGCAGCTATAATGGATAGAATTAATTTTGATATTGTCCCTGCATATAAAGTTAACGCTGTAGATACAACAGCAGCAGGGGATTCGTTTATAGGAGCAATCTCTTATTATTTATCAAAGGAGCAAAGAATTGACTTTGAAACTTTAAAAAGTGCTGTTAAGTTCTCAAACAAGGTTTCTGCTATTGCAGTTACAAGAAAAGGAGCTCAATCTTCACTTCCGTATTTGAAAGAGGTCATTGAAGTTTTTGGGGAGGAATAG